GTCGATCGACTGCGGCGCGATCCTCGACGGCTGGCACGGCGACTCGGCATGGACCTTCGGGATCGGGGAGCTGTCGCAGGCCGACATCGACCTGAGCGAGGCCACCCGTCTGTCGCTCGAGGCCGGTATCGCGGCGATGCTCCCGGGCAACCGCCTGACCGACGTCTCGCATGCGATCGAGCAAGGCACGCATGCCGCCGAGAAGGTGCACGGCCGCTTGTACGGCATCGTCGACGGCTACGGCGGTCACGGTATCGGGCGCGAGATGCACATGGATCCGTTCCTCCCCAACGAAGGCAAGCCGGGCAAGGGCCCGAAGCTCGTCGTCGGATCGGTGCTCGCCGTCGAGCCGATGCTCACCCTCGGTACCTACGAGACCGAGGTCCTCGACGACGAGTGGACGGTGGTGACCGTCGACGGCAGCCGGGCCGCGCACTGGGAGCACACGGTAGCGGTCAC
This window of the Rhodococcus pyridinivorans genome carries:
- the map gene encoding type I methionyl aminopeptidase — translated: MGFGRKRSVVPFRTSGELDAMAAAGAVVGAALVAVREAAKPGVSTLELDQVAESVIRDAGAVPSFLGYHGFTGSICSSVNEVVVHGIPSVSVVLAEGDLVSIDCGAILDGWHGDSAWTFGIGELSQADIDLSEATRLSLEAGIAAMLPGNRLTDVSHAIEQGTHAAEKVHGRLYGIVDGYGGHGIGREMHMDPFLPNEGKPGKGPKLVVGSVLAVEPMLTLGTYETEVLDDEWTVVTVDGSRAAHWEHTVAVTEDGPRILTVRPE